GCAACGTTGGGCGCGGAGAGATCGTTGAGGTCTACCTCATATTCAATGGTTCGATAAGAAATCTTCAGGCCGTCCAGTATGCGCGCGGCGTTGGTTTTCATGCGGCATCCACCACTACGGCCCCGCGGTGGATACGTGTGACGGTGTCCGCTACCGGCAGAACGAGGTCAGCCTGGTGGGTTGTGAGAAGGATGGTGCGGGTTCCAAGAGGGCTGGGCCAGGTCTTGAAGTCGAGCAGAAGATCGAGCATCTGACGCGCACCTTCAACGTCCATGTTGCTGAAAGGCTCGTCGAGGAGAAGTAGGACAGGGTCGGCCATGAGCGCACGAGCCACGGAGGCGCGCTGGCGCATGCCCTGCGAAAGGTTGCCGACGGGACGTGTGAGGTGTGGATCCAGACCAACGGAGCGCAGCGCCATCTCTGGAGAGATAGAACATCCGCAGGAGTTCGGTTCTGCATAGAGCGTCGCAAAGTAGCTGAGGTTTTCCATCGCCGTCATCTCGTCATAGAGCATCGGGGCGTGGCTCATATAAGCGACGCCTTT
This genomic stretch from Terriglobus saanensis SP1PR4 harbors:
- a CDS encoding ABC transporter ATP-binding protein — protein: MDAETQFAVEAVRVSKLYDTFAALRHATCNFATGGLHLILGENGAGKSTLLRIIAGLSTPNAGTVRVLNQSPGAAKGVAYMSHAPMLYDEMTAMENLSYFATLYAEPNSCGCSISPEMALRSVGLDPHLTRPVGNLSQGMRQRASVARALMADPVLLLLDEPFSNMDVEGARQMLDLLLDFKTWPSPLGTRTILLTTHQADLVLPVADTVTRIHRGAVVVDAA